The following proteins come from a genomic window of Candidatus Poribacteria bacterium:
- a CDS encoding DUF4976 domain-containing protein yields the protein MIHEGRFKLIYYATGNYRQLFDLEKDPRELNDLANSPEYAEVLERLTNHLIGELYGSDEEWVEDGKLIGLPDREYRPSPNRALSGQRGLHWPPQPSTGR from the coding sequence ATGATTCATGAGGGACGCTTCAAGCTCATCTACTACGCCACCGGTAATTACCGGCAGCTCTTCGATTTAGAAAAGGATCCGAGAGAGTTAAACGATCTCGCCAATTCACCTGAGTATGCCGAAGTGCTTGAGCGATTAACGAATCACTTAATCGGTGAACTCTATGGCAGCGATGAAGAATGGGTAGAAGATGGCAAACTCATCGGTCTGCCCGATCGTGAGTATCGTCCATCTCCCAATCGTGCCTTATCGGGCCAACGCGGACTTCATTGGCCACCACAACCCTCCACCGGACGTTGA
- a CDS encoding putative DNA binding domain-containing protein, whose product MNFRNEDIKRQIRLGEDSYWEFKEIAFVGNVPKSPRRDDLADELAAFANTDGGVLLCGVTDSGDVQGMSRKQMDALERLLTEIYTDAIKPPVRPTILRKEIKEGKPFLLVEIPQGYALHNSPGGSYHRVGSTKRQMTTDEQLRLAQRRGQARFLWFDKQPVSGTGFGSLDESLWKSLLSAEGATAPELALEKMGLLTSDENGTLRATVAGVLLCTRSPEEWLPNACISSTCYRGTDRASGQIDAQTITGPLNQQIAEAVAFAVRNMRVGAYKNPARTDLPQYSERALFEAIVNAVVHRDYAISSSRIRLSMFADRIEINSPGGLPNNLTIDSMAVRQSTRNEALASILGRIPVESIRGSGERQFFMERRGDGVPTIFRETEALSGKAPEYQLIDNSELVLTIPAADTDLTPATAGILVHYSSNPLSGVELLMLFPNKTWKRATTDENGYAQVDLHTTHLPMTVFAAAPGFAAHLENNWVPAKGGLALEMQSLQDGGSVIFSNATGNIPGLSGHLNPIRDTQDRTYLYASNIAINAGQQQPVHFILGEDLHLTDTDGKELMVRVIAIMGKSALLEYRPYSKGAKGHA is encoded by the coding sequence ATGAATTTCAGGAATGAAGATATTAAACGTCAAATACGTTTAGGCGAAGACAGTTACTGGGAATTCAAGGAAATTGCATTCGTGGGAAACGTTCCCAAGAGTCCCCGTCGTGACGATCTGGCGGATGAACTTGCCGCTTTTGCTAACACGGATGGCGGTGTGTTGCTGTGTGGTGTGACAGACAGTGGAGATGTCCAAGGTATGTCCCGCAAGCAAATGGATGCCTTGGAGCGACTCTTGACTGAGATTTACACCGATGCGATTAAACCTCCGGTTCGACCTACCATTCTTCGCAAGGAAATAAAGGAAGGCAAACCGTTTTTACTCGTTGAAATACCGCAGGGTTATGCGTTACACAATAGTCCTGGTGGCAGTTATCATAGGGTGGGTAGTACGAAACGCCAGATGACAACAGATGAGCAGCTACGTCTCGCGCAGCGGCGTGGGCAGGCACGCTTCCTCTGGTTTGACAAACAACCGGTATCAGGAACAGGTTTTGGATCATTAGATGAATCCCTTTGGAAATCGCTATTGAGTGCCGAAGGTGCTACTGCTCCTGAATTGGCATTGGAAAAAATGGGGCTTCTAACCAGCGACGAAAATGGAACTCTGCGCGCTACCGTAGCAGGTGTCCTTTTGTGCACCCGTTCTCCTGAAGAATGGCTACCGAACGCCTGTATCTCCTCAACCTGTTACCGAGGCACAGATCGTGCATCAGGACAGATAGATGCCCAGACAATTACCGGTCCGCTGAACCAACAAATTGCTGAGGCGGTTGCCTTTGCCGTGCGTAATATGCGCGTCGGTGCCTACAAGAATCCGGCTCGTACGGACTTACCCCAATACAGCGAAAGAGCACTGTTTGAAGCTATTGTCAACGCTGTTGTCCACCGCGACTATGCCATTTCCAGCAGTCGAATTCGGCTCTCAATGTTCGCTGACCGCATTGAAATAAATTCGCCCGGCGGTTTACCCAATAATCTGACAATTGATAGCATGGCTGTCCGCCAGTCAACACGAAACGAGGCACTTGCCTCAATACTCGGACGAATACCTGTTGAAAGCATCAGGGGTTCGGGGGAACGGCAATTCTTCATGGAGCGGCGAGGAGATGGTGTACCAACGATCTTTCGTGAAACGGAGGCTCTGAGTGGGAAAGCTCCAGAGTATCAACTTATTGATAATTCAGAACTTGTTCTTACAATCCCAGCTGCTGATACAGATCTTACACCTGCAACTGCTGGCATTCTTGTCCATTATAGTAGCAATCCGCTGTCTGGAGTTGAACTATTAATGCTATTCCCAAATAAAACGTGGAAAAGGGCAACCACCGACGAGAATGGGTACGCACAAGTTGATCTGCACACAACGCACCTTCCAATGACGGTGTTTGCAGCCGCCCCCGGTTTTGCTGCACACCTTGAGAATAACTGGGTGCCAGCGAAAGGAGGACTTGCACTTGAAATGCAGAGCCTCCAAGATGGCGGATCCGTAATTTTTTCTAATGCAACAGGTAACATCCCGGGCTTGTCCGGGCATTTAAATCCGATTCGCGACACTCAAGATCGAACCTATCTCTACGCTTCCAATATCGCCATAAACGCAGGACAGCAGCAACCGGTTCATTTCATTCTTGGAGAGGATTTGCATCTTACTGATACAGATGGCAAAGAATTGATGGTGCGCGTCATTGCTATCATGGGCAAATCGGCACTGCTGGAATATCGACCTTATTCTAAAGGAGCCAAAGGACACGCTTGA
- a CDS encoding STAS domain-containing protein: protein MLAEIRQREGVIVIRPTGRMIGAANAEIREQINEELEEHFDSPKVIFNLENVTRMDSSGLGTLVSVNVTVSRKGGRTALVNAGAHIRNLLILGRLMSVFENYNSEEEGILALTSEES, encoded by the coding sequence ATGTTAGCAGAAATACGTCAAAGAGAAGGGGTTATTGTTATTCGACCCACCGGCCGCATGATCGGTGCGGCAAATGCTGAAATTAGAGAACAAATTAATGAAGAATTGGAAGAGCATTTTGACTCTCCAAAGGTTATCTTTAACCTTGAGAATGTTACCCGCATGGATAGTAGTGGTCTCGGTACGTTGGTCTCTGTAAACGTGACTGTTTCCCGCAAAGGTGGACGTACTGCGCTCGTCAATGCAGGCGCGCACATTCGTAACCTTCTCATCCTCGGCCGCTTAATGAGCGTTTTTGAGAATTACAACAGTGAAGAAGAGGGAATCCTCGCCCTAACCTCTGAAGAGAGTTAG
- a CDS encoding PmoA family protein has protein sequence MANQDLPTLTVDAGSHDRDGCPVSVSLEHPGVSQLHDHAVILTDVASGDVISAQCYAGEDGTTTLTWILDGLAAGDTRTYTLSEGSVAGETGVQLKDDTETIVVTLNDRHFTTFRYAKTQFRPYFFPVHGPNGREVTRGETSEISTDHVHHRSLYVAYGEVNDVDLWGEGGNSGKVVPQNFTQKQGGAVVGRIYTENSWQTQAGDVLMTDNQNFRIYNLPEDATILDLDLRFIASTGDVHFGDTKEGGIITVRVHPSMNASDGGKIENAFGGINQPETWGKRANWCDYSGVVDGTPVGIAVFDHIVNPRYPTYWHVRNYGLMGTNIFGGGTFESDPSKDGSYTLKQGEEMHFRFRVLIHAGDATHGKVAQKYHDFINPPAVEIS, from the coding sequence ATGGCAAATCAAGATCTTCCGACGCTCACTGTCGATGCCGGTTCCCACGACCGAGACGGATGTCCGGTTAGTGTTAGCCTTGAGCATCCCGGCGTGAGTCAACTTCACGATCATGCCGTCATCTTGACAGATGTTGCGTCCGGTGATGTCATCTCAGCGCAATGTTACGCTGGCGAAGATGGCACTACGACTTTAACTTGGATACTTGATGGACTTGCTGCCGGTGACACACGCACCTATACCCTTTCGGAGGGAAGCGTCGCTGGAGAGACAGGTGTTCAGTTAAAAGACGACACCGAAACGATCGTTGTCACGCTTAATGACCGGCACTTCACAACATTTCGCTATGCTAAAACACAGTTCCGCCCCTATTTCTTTCCCGTTCACGGGCCCAATGGACGCGAAGTAACACGTGGTGAAACAAGCGAGATCTCAACAGACCACGTTCATCATCGCTCTCTCTATGTCGCTTATGGTGAAGTCAACGATGTTGACCTGTGGGGTGAAGGCGGTAATTCAGGAAAAGTTGTGCCGCAAAACTTCACACAAAAACAGGGCGGAGCTGTTGTCGGTAGAATTTACACCGAAAATAGTTGGCAGACACAGGCAGGGGACGTATTGATGACGGACAACCAAAACTTCCGCATTTACAACCTACCTGAGGATGCTACAATTCTTGACTTAGATCTGCGTTTTATCGCTTCCACTGGGGATGTTCATTTCGGAGACACCAAGGAGGGCGGTATTATCACAGTTCGGGTGCATCCGTCAATGAACGCTTCAGATGGCGGAAAGATAGAGAACGCTTTCGGTGGTATCAATCAGCCGGAAACTTGGGGTAAACGTGCGAACTGGTGCGATTATTCCGGTGTTGTTGACGGAACACCAGTCGGCATTGCTGTGTTCGATCATATTGTCAATCCACGCTATCCGACGTATTGGCACGTGCGTAACTACGGGTTAATGGGAACCAACATTTTCGGGGGTGGCACCTTTGAAAGCGACCCTTCTAAAGACGGTTCCTACACACTTAAGCAGGGCGAAGAGATGCACTTCCGCTTCCGTGTCCTTATCCACGCTGGCGATGCAACCCATGGAAAAGTAGCACAGAAATATCACGATTTCATTAACCCACCTGCCGTTGAAATCTCCTAA
- a CDS encoding Gfo/Idh/MocA family oxidoreductase — translation MPIPTIHVGCTHFAHGRLQAQVNSHGLEPVACVDINLEEARAGVASINGAPEGLTERIYTTITEAKEKHDAQACLIYASTTVHAKLIVESLNLGMHTLCVKPIATTQVEFHDIIQAHKANPGLILVQGQNKRWNPAAAKMREWLREDGGIGEMLAGECRFWIRQNLYTGTDSRQPDAYVDGLFFHAGTSHQLDQLVAAKGLPKYVTAHVHNRRDPELGQIEAWGTAGGNALMEYANGAPFSYAGTRAGHAGPFGWSGSWSFHGEDGDLRRDAGHLQLFRLGKTIEDLNLQDLHAGLIEDDRLQFDAFAQAIVNGTDRDWMQDTTLGTWILMEACNESARTHERVDAEAFAKKMLT, via the coding sequence ATGCCAATTCCTACGATTCATGTTGGATGCACCCATTTCGCGCACGGTCGCTTGCAAGCACAGGTCAATTCGCACGGGTTAGAACCTGTCGCGTGTGTGGACATCAATCTTGAAGAGGCACGGGCAGGTGTCGCATCAATCAACGGCGCGCCTGAAGGCTTGACAGAGCGTATCTACACAACAATCACCGAGGCGAAAGAGAAACACGATGCACAGGCGTGTCTTATCTATGCGTCAACAACGGTTCACGCCAAGTTAATTGTCGAAAGTCTAAATCTCGGCATGCATACTCTCTGTGTTAAACCGATTGCAACGACCCAAGTAGAATTCCACGATATTATCCAGGCACACAAGGCGAACCCGGGTTTGATACTCGTCCAAGGACAGAACAAACGGTGGAACCCTGCCGCCGCAAAAATGCGGGAATGGCTCCGCGAAGATGGTGGTATTGGTGAAATGTTAGCTGGGGAGTGTCGATTCTGGATCCGCCAAAATTTATACACAGGTACTGATTCTCGGCAGCCAGACGCTTATGTTGATGGACTCTTCTTCCATGCTGGCACGAGTCATCAGTTGGATCAGCTTGTCGCCGCGAAAGGGCTTCCGAAGTACGTCACAGCGCATGTTCACAACCGTCGCGATCCGGAACTTGGGCAAATCGAGGCTTGGGGGACAGCCGGGGGCAACGCCCTCATGGAATACGCAAACGGCGCGCCTTTTTCTTATGCCGGAACACGAGCGGGACATGCCGGTCCCTTCGGTTGGAGTGGAAGTTGGAGTTTCCACGGAGAGGATGGAGACCTCCGACGAGACGCGGGACACCTACAACTCTTCCGACTCGGCAAAACCATTGAAGATTTAAACCTCCAAGATTTACACGCCGGTTTAATAGAAGATGATAGGCTTCAATTCGATGCCTTTGCACAGGCAATTGTCAACGGCACGGATCGAGATTGGATGCAAGACACAACCCTCGGCACATGGATACTCATGGAAGCGTGCAACGAGTCGGCGCGAACGCACGAACGCGTTGATGCTGAAGCGTTTGCTAAGAAGATGCTTACCTAA
- the ggt gene encoding gamma-glutamyltransferase, whose protein sequence is MQSPHGSAFRPSVMGRNGMVTSGHVLASQAGIQTMMAGGNAVDAAIATAVALGMVEPAGSGLGGDGFILIYWADTGKVEAVNGTGPAPRAATRETYLKDGGIPMKGIRSVSVPGIVDAWLLAHERYGALKLEDVFAPAISLCEDGFPVSHRLAGGLRGENERFAAEPDSRAIFTNDGEPISAGQFIANPNLGTTLRKIAKDGRDIFYKGEIAKTIGEFSRAHDGLLTAEDLANYHAHWDDPIHVNYRGYEVYEMPPNSSGHILLQELNMVELFDLQSLGCNTAESVHLMVEAKKLAFADREKYMADPEWVDVPIEGMLSKSYAAEQAERIDLDKAAFDVPAGGPEAHEDTTCFCTADRAGNLVCVLQSIQSGFGSSLVAGDTGVLLNNRMTYWHLEEDHPNCLMPGKRVRHTMNPVIVTKDGRPFLACGTPGADTQVQTNLQLVTHIVDFGMTPQEAVSAPRWRSLQNPMESTIPHTCSNDLQLETRFASDTQEGLAEKGHALQLVGDWGGPGSAQAIMVHPESGALIGGSDPRTDGYAVTF, encoded by the coding sequence ATGCAATCTCCACACGGCTCAGCGTTCCGTCCGTCTGTGATGGGCAGGAACGGAATGGTTACATCAGGACACGTACTTGCTTCCCAAGCAGGTATTCAGACAATGATGGCAGGCGGCAACGCCGTTGATGCTGCCATCGCAACCGCTGTTGCCCTCGGTATGGTTGAACCTGCTGGCTCTGGACTCGGAGGCGACGGCTTTATCCTCATCTATTGGGCGGATACCGGGAAGGTCGAAGCGGTAAACGGAACTGGACCCGCCCCGCGTGCTGCGACACGGGAAACCTATCTCAAAGATGGTGGAATCCCGATGAAAGGCATACGAAGTGTTTCGGTGCCAGGAATCGTTGACGCATGGCTTCTCGCACACGAACGCTACGGCGCGCTCAAGTTAGAAGACGTTTTCGCGCCAGCAATTTCGCTCTGTGAGGACGGTTTTCCTGTCAGTCATAGGCTCGCTGGTGGGCTTAGAGGTGAGAACGAACGTTTCGCCGCTGAACCGGACAGTCGTGCTATTTTCACAAACGATGGTGAACCGATCTCCGCTGGTCAGTTCATCGCCAACCCTAATCTCGGTACCACACTCCGAAAGATAGCAAAAGATGGCAGAGATATATTCTATAAAGGCGAGATTGCTAAGACTATTGGAGAGTTCAGCCGCGCCCACGATGGACTCTTGACCGCCGAAGACCTCGCTAATTACCACGCACACTGGGATGACCCGATACACGTCAACTACCGCGGTTACGAAGTCTATGAGATGCCACCCAATTCAAGTGGGCATATCTTGCTTCAAGAATTGAACATGGTTGAGTTATTTGATTTGCAAAGTTTGGGATGCAATACCGCCGAAAGTGTGCATCTGATGGTGGAAGCGAAAAAACTTGCCTTTGCTGATCGAGAGAAATATATGGCAGATCCAGAGTGGGTGGATGTTCCGATAGAAGGGATGTTATCCAAATCTTACGCTGCTGAACAAGCAGAACGTATCGACTTGGATAAGGCAGCTTTTGATGTCCCTGCTGGCGGTCCAGAGGCACACGAAGATACAACCTGCTTCTGCACCGCGGATCGCGCGGGCAACCTTGTCTGCGTGCTGCAGAGTATCCAATCCGGGTTCGGTTCCAGCTTAGTCGCGGGTGACACAGGTGTCCTTTTGAACAATCGTATGACCTATTGGCATCTGGAAGAGGACCATCCGAACTGTTTGATGCCGGGCAAACGTGTCCGCCACACCATGAATCCTGTCATTGTTACAAAAGATGGTCGTCCCTTCTTAGCGTGCGGTACACCTGGGGCAGATACACAGGTCCAGACGAACCTGCAGCTCGTTACGCATATTGTTGACTTCGGAATGACACCACAAGAAGCGGTCTCCGCGCCACGTTGGCGCAGTTTACAGAACCCGATGGAATCGACTATCCCACACACTTGTTCCAATGATCTTCAGTTAGAAACCCGGTTCGCTTCTGATACACAGGAGGGGTTAGCGGAGAAAGGACATGCGCTTCAACTCGTTGGAGATTGGGGTGGTCCGGGGAGTGCTCAGGCGATTATGGTTCATCCCGAATCTGGCGCGCTCATTGGAGGTTCCGATCCAAGAACAGACGGGTACGCCGTCACTTTTTAG
- a CDS encoding NAD(P)-dependent oxidoreductase: MKILVTGGTGRIGSNLVKRLLEKGHDIRSFVYPGDVNRVGRWDGAERVETVLGDLREYEDVKKAVDGVDAIYHIAAAFGGPFDNRQYLAINGMGTLNILECIREFNRNIHRLVYACTEAIYWELTEKGRFFDKLITEDMVAKYHHMPYFLTKWIGEELCMSYHHQYGVPSTVFRFTTVIEPSEFLNEDDLPKQFVFSPIYNRYKNYKGDDPAELETAETVKRLWDGQEKFILKRNPNGRPYKEHFTDVRDIVQGLVLGIEKDAAVGEEFTLGGNGVFKHEEVAPYLSERYHKDFVDVKLPQPLHFEFDLSKIKTLLDYEPQHDLASILDAAEAMRRGEDIGIIPTGVRWN, encoded by the coding sequence ATGAAAATATTGGTCACAGGTGGTACGGGTCGTATCGGATCAAATCTCGTCAAAAGGCTGTTAGAAAAAGGACACGATATCCGCAGTTTTGTCTATCCGGGTGATGTCAATCGTGTTGGAAGATGGGATGGTGCTGAGCGTGTAGAGACTGTCCTCGGAGACCTGCGCGAATATGAGGATGTCAAGAAAGCCGTTGATGGGGTAGATGCCATCTATCATATCGCTGCAGCGTTTGGGGGTCCCTTTGATAACCGCCAGTACTTGGCAATCAACGGCATGGGAACGCTCAACATTTTAGAGTGTATCCGCGAGTTCAATCGGAATATCCATCGCCTTGTCTATGCCTGTACTGAGGCGATTTATTGGGAACTCACTGAAAAGGGTCGGTTTTTCGATAAACTGATTACCGAGGATATGGTCGCTAAATACCATCACATGCCCTATTTCCTTACCAAATGGATTGGCGAGGAGTTGTGCATGTCCTATCATCATCAATACGGTGTGCCTTCCACGGTTTTCCGGTTCACGACTGTCATTGAACCGAGCGAATTTCTCAACGAAGACGATTTGCCAAAACAATTTGTCTTTAGTCCTATCTATAACCGATATAAGAATTATAAAGGCGACGATCCTGCCGAGTTAGAGACTGCAGAGACCGTCAAACGCCTTTGGGATGGACAAGAAAAGTTTATACTCAAACGCAATCCTAACGGACGACCCTATAAAGAGCATTTCACCGATGTCCGGGATATTGTGCAGGGACTGGTTTTAGGGATCGAAAAGGATGCAGCGGTCGGCGAAGAATTCACACTCGGTGGAAACGGGGTCTTCAAACACGAAGAGGTCGCCCCATACCTATCCGAACGCTACCATAAGGATTTTGTCGATGTGAAACTCCCGCAACCCCTCCACTTTGAATTTGATTTAAGCAAAATCAAAACGCTGTTGGACTATGAACCGCAACACGACTTGGCAAGTATCCTTGATGCCGCTGAAGCGATGCGTCGTGGTGAAGATATTGGCATCATCCCGACAGGCGTTCGATGGAATTAG
- a CDS encoding DUF1549 and DUF1553 domain-containing protein produces MKTSFGTPIFYPLILLIFSLLTFGCTKTTVTPTRQVSSSTKHLDRHINAVLKREGIQPSKVSKDTEFLRRVHLDMTGRIPMPEEVLDFLKDGSSTKRQKKIEELLASEDYLDYWTELWVNWLIGRRGDGDSQRLGLRLWVREALAKNMPYNQFVQELIAADGELRDNGAGNYILRYERSPVSLTSHASRLFLGLPMQCAECHDHKTEVWSQEDFFRVAAFFTGIESEQKGFIESMDMVGNERRIDNFLLTNKPEDSIWVRDLEKHVRPHFLDGTEYQGSRLKKREALAQWMTDKSNPYFSQALVNRIWKRFLGRAFVEPVDGFGEENQATNPELLKWLANDFVIHDYDLQHLMRTILNSETYQRTSQTNKSNENDELHYSHAYVKPLTAEQFFYSLLQATGFERLQQVKMEGIKKHGGEDRRGMLRSLEQKKREHLQKFLFLLDNGEMEEIEAFNGTVPQALMMINGDMVNDSASHEEHGSFINYVLEKWREPADRLEYIYLNVLSRLPTTKEKTYFQRYMERSLYRNKDLAYEDLYWVLLNSAEFSLNH; encoded by the coding sequence GTGAAAACTTCTTTTGGAACGCCCATTTTTTACCCGCTTATCCTCCTTATTTTTTCCCTCTTGACGTTCGGTTGCACCAAAACTACGGTTACACCTACGCGACAAGTTTCATCAAGCACGAAGCACCTGGACCGGCATATCAATGCGGTGCTTAAAAGGGAAGGGATTCAACCCTCAAAGGTGTCCAAGGATACAGAGTTTTTGCGTCGCGTCCATCTTGATATGACTGGCAGAATTCCGATGCCCGAAGAGGTCTTGGATTTTCTCAAGGACGGTTCCTCAACCAAACGGCAGAAAAAAATTGAGGAGCTGTTAGCCAGTGAGGATTATCTTGATTATTGGACCGAGTTATGGGTGAATTGGTTAATCGGTAGACGCGGGGATGGCGACAGTCAACGCCTCGGATTAAGACTTTGGGTCCGGGAGGCTTTGGCAAAAAATATGCCGTACAATCAGTTTGTTCAGGAACTCATCGCCGCCGATGGAGAATTACGGGACAACGGCGCGGGAAACTATATCTTGCGTTACGAGCGTTCGCCTGTCTCTCTGACTTCGCACGCCTCCCGACTCTTCTTAGGACTCCCTATGCAGTGTGCGGAATGCCATGATCATAAAACAGAAGTATGGAGCCAAGAGGATTTCTTTCGCGTGGCTGCCTTCTTCACCGGCATTGAAAGTGAGCAGAAAGGATTCATCGAAAGTATGGATATGGTTGGTAATGAGAGAAGAATCGATAATTTTCTTCTTACCAACAAACCCGAAGATTCAATCTGGGTGAGAGACCTTGAGAAGCATGTCCGCCCACACTTTTTGGATGGAACAGAATATCAGGGTTCACGCCTCAAAAAGCGCGAAGCACTCGCACAATGGATGACCGATAAATCAAATCCGTATTTTAGTCAGGCACTCGTGAATCGGATTTGGAAACGCTTTCTGGGACGTGCCTTTGTTGAACCTGTTGATGGGTTCGGAGAAGAAAACCAAGCCACGAATCCTGAACTCCTGAAGTGGCTCGCAAATGATTTCGTGATCCATGACTACGATTTACAACACTTGATGCGGACAATCCTGAATTCAGAGACGTATCAACGTACATCGCAAACAAATAAAAGTAACGAGAATGACGAGCTCCATTACTCGCATGCCTACGTCAAACCCCTAACGGCTGAACAATTTTTCTATTCGCTCCTGCAAGCCACCGGTTTTGAAAGGCTACAACAGGTTAAAATGGAAGGTATCAAGAAGCACGGGGGCGAAGACCGCAGGGGAATGCTACGCTCGCTTGAACAAAAGAAACGCGAACATCTCCAAAAGTTTCTTTTTCTCCTCGATAACGGCGAGATGGAAGAGATCGAAGCCTTCAACGGCACCGTGCCACAGGCACTCATGATGATTAACGGGGATATGGTGAATGATAGCGCGAGTCATGAAGAACACGGCAGCTTCATAAATTACGTACTTGAAAAATGGCGCGAACCCGCAGACCGATTGGAGTATATCTATCTCAACGTCCTCTCTCGATTGCCAACGACCAAAGAGAAAACCTATTTCCAACGCTATATGGAACGAAGCCTCTATCGTAACAAAGACTTGGCTTATGAGGATCTCTATTGGGTCTTGCTCAATTCAGCCGAATTTTCGCTCAACCATTAG
- a CDS encoding iron-containing alcohol dehydrogenase has product MHNYFLPPRIEFGDGTIQNLGEHVKAFDGKKPLLVSDAGVINAGILAKAIEALDAVSLSHTTYSDIEPNPTDISITDGVEAYKAEACDVVIAVGGGSVMDAAKAIRLLTTHEPPLEPYYADVGGLERIRDNMPPLICVPTTAGTGSEVSQGSIITDTSLNTTDRWRKRALVTPFNMSNIALLDPGITLGMPPALTAATGMDAITHGIEAYVATKYHPIAEGVALQALRMLSANIQKVYHDGSDVTARGEMLLGSCMAAFSFQKGLGAVHSLAHQLSTDAPIPHGVANAILLPPVMEFNFSHAREKYAEVARALGIDTSDMDIDEAGHAAIEKIKAYNIELNMPTGLGAAGLDREKIPKLGADAMLDHCHKFNPRECTEEDMVALFEAAF; this is encoded by the coding sequence ATGCACAACTACTTTTTACCCCCGCGAATTGAATTTGGCGATGGAACTATCCAAAACTTAGGTGAACATGTCAAAGCCTTTGATGGCAAAAAGCCACTCTTGGTGAGCGATGCTGGTGTTATCAACGCCGGTATTCTTGCGAAAGCGATAGAGGCGTTGGACGCAGTTAGTTTATCGCACACCACATATTCAGATATTGAACCGAATCCGACGGACATCAGTATCACAGACGGTGTGGAAGCCTACAAAGCCGAAGCGTGTGATGTCGTTATTGCTGTGGGTGGCGGGAGCGTGATGGATGCCGCCAAAGCCATACGTCTTTTGACAACTCATGAACCGCCTTTGGAACCATATTACGCTGATGTCGGTGGACTCGAACGCATTCGTGACAATATGCCGCCATTGATATGTGTCCCGACAACGGCTGGCACCGGTAGTGAAGTCTCACAGGGTTCGATCATTACGGATACATCTTTAAACACGACCGACCGATGGCGCAAGCGGGCACTCGTTACGCCGTTCAACATGTCAAACATAGCACTTCTGGATCCGGGGATAACACTCGGTATGCCGCCTGCCCTTACTGCTGCTACAGGTATGGATGCTATTACGCACGGTATTGAGGCGTACGTCGCGACGAAGTATCACCCTATCGCTGAGGGGGTTGCACTGCAGGCACTCAGAATGTTGAGTGCGAATATCCAAAAGGTCTACCACGACGGTAGTGATGTAACAGCGCGCGGCGAGATGCTCTTAGGCTCCTGTATGGCGGCGTTTTCGTTCCAGAAAGGACTCGGCGCGGTTCATTCTCTGGCGCATCAACTCTCTACAGATGCCCCTATCCCGCACGGCGTAGCGAACGCGATTCTCCTTCCGCCTGTTATGGAATTCAACTTTTCTCATGCGAGAGAGAAATACGCCGAGGTTGCTCGTGCTTTAGGGATAGATACGAGTGACATGGATATAGATGAAGCGGGGCATGCTGCCATTGAGAAAATCAAAGCATACAATATAGAACTGAATATGCCCACCGGTCTCGGAGCTGCTGGTTTAGACCGAGAAAAAATTCCGAAACTCGGAGCAGATGCAATGCTTGATCACTGCCACAAATTCAATCCGAGAGAGTGTACGGAAGAAGATATGGTCGCGCTGTTTGAAGCAGCGTTTTAG